The Fusobacterium sp. JB019 genome has a segment encoding these proteins:
- a CDS encoding response regulator, whose product MIFKEAFMNYPIIILLIDPEDGKIIAANNKAAEVYEYPLEKLNTMNIMDLNKFNPKKIKEEMENARSKNKNYFHFPHITSSGKIILMDVQSLPTIINNKQFLVSFIYPCKSKEYLNNSVMRFIREAKTLAKVRNNFFSNMSHNMRTPMNAVINYAKFGMDESKNEKEATYFKQIYTSGNYLLKILNENLEKENTKTHVLKKEIISLKEIFLNILTITTPKAKSKKINLITNLEKFQKKDEKIFCNKTRISQLIINSLNNAIKYSEINQNLILDINLLKLDSNKYSLEYTIICTDSNEEKITSISKIPVELIKEIENLKIPDKYKSEGSKNYDTSLKILVCEDNEINFKIIHKLLSSKGHNVDIAENGLIGLNKVKSKKYDLIIMDIKMPIMDGLEASKEIRKFNKHIPIIALSANSYEKDIQKSLEVGMNIHLSKPIEPKKLFETLKILALKKTTPSISL is encoded by the coding sequence ATGATTTTTAAAGAAGCATTTATGAATTATCCTATTATAATTCTTCTAATTGATCCTGAAGATGGAAAAATCATTGCTGCAAATAATAAAGCAGCTGAAGTTTATGAATATCCCCTTGAAAAATTAAATACTATGAACATCATGGATTTAAATAAATTTAATCCTAAAAAAATAAAAGAAGAAATGGAAAATGCTAGGAGTAAAAATAAAAATTACTTCCATTTTCCACATATTACTTCAAGTGGTAAGATTATCCTCATGGATGTTCAAAGCTTACCAACTATAATTAATAACAAACAATTTTTAGTTTCTTTTATTTATCCTTGTAAAAGTAAAGAATATTTAAATAATTCTGTAATGAGATTTATTCGTGAAGCTAAAACTCTTGCCAAGGTTAGAAATAATTTCTTTTCAAATATGAGTCATAATATGAGAACTCCAATGAACGCTGTTATCAATTATGCAAAATTTGGAATGGATGAAAGTAAAAATGAAAAAGAAGCAACATACTTTAAGCAAATTTACACTAGTGGTAATTATTTGCTTAAAATTTTAAATGAGAATCTAGAAAAAGAAAATACCAAAACTCATGTTTTAAAAAAAGAAATAATTAGCTTAAAAGAAATATTTCTTAACATTTTAACTATTACAACTCCTAAAGCTAAATCTAAAAAAATTAACCTTATCACCAATCTTGAAAAATTTCAAAAAAAAGATGAAAAAATATTTTGTAACAAAACGAGAATCAGTCAATTAATTATAAACAGTTTAAACAATGCTATTAAGTACAGTGAAATAAATCAAAATCTGATTTTAGATATTAATTTATTAAAATTAGATTCAAATAAATACTCTTTAGAATATACAATTATATGTACTGATTCAAATGAAGAAAAAATTACTTCTATTTCTAAAATACCAGTTGAACTAATTAAAGAAATAGAAAATCTAAAGATACCAGATAAATATAAAAGTGAAGGCTCTAAAAATTATGATACTTCTCTTAAAATATTAGTTTGCGAAGATAATGAAATAAACTTTAAAATTATACACAAACTTTTAAGTTCAAAGGGACATAATGTTGATATTGCTGAAAATGGCCTAATTGGTTTAAATAAAGTTAAATCTAAAAAATATGATTTAATAATCATGGATATTAAAATGCCTATAATGGACGGACTAGAAGCCAGTAAAGAAATTAGAAAATTTAATAAACATATTCCTATAATAGCTTTATCTGCAAATTCTTATGAAAAAGACATTCAAAAATCATTAGAAGTAGGAATGAATATTCATTTATCTAAACCAATTGAACCAAAAAAATTATTTGAAACTTTAAAAATTTTAGCTCTGAAAAAAACAACTCCATCTATTTCTTTATGA
- a CDS encoding TldD/PmbA family protein, with product MNKNIFIEKLFKKAKELKIEEFEVYYMSGENTTVKVFDSKIDSFSDNTNQGISFRGKFQDKMGYSYSESFEEEDIMFLINEAKENASIIENTDEQIIFGEKCEYKETETYSKELEDITVDDMKDFLFKMESYVKSLDKRIKNINNCTFVIGKGERVIKNSKGIDLRDEGNFAYTVLSISVMEKDKIKTAYDFKIGKRFSDFDYKKLGDEVVKKAISKLDVINVSLDNDLCVVENLTFASLLGSMLGNFYAESVQKGISKLKGKLNEVIANENITLIDDPFLKDGYSNSSFDAEGVPTEYKEIIKDGVLKTYLYNLKTAKKDGVKSTGNASKGGYKGTIGTSCYNLYLKNGETSLEDLFKEIGNGVYITSFAGLHSGLNSISGDFSLAGEGFYIKDGKLDKGLNQITIAGNFYELLNNIKKLGNDFKFDSSGIGCPSLLIKGLNIESD from the coding sequence ATGAATAAAAATATATTTATAGAAAAACTTTTTAAAAAAGCTAAAGAACTTAAGATAGAGGAATTTGAAGTTTACTATATGTCTGGTGAAAATACTACTGTTAAAGTTTTTGATAGTAAGATTGATTCTTTCTCAGATAATACCAATCAAGGAATTTCTTTTAGAGGAAAGTTTCAGGATAAAATGGGTTATTCATATAGTGAAAGTTTTGAAGAAGAAGATATAATGTTTTTAATTAATGAAGCTAAGGAAAATGCTTCTATAATAGAAAATACAGATGAACAAATAATATTCGGTGAAAAATGTGAATATAAAGAGACAGAAACTTATAGTAAAGAATTAGAAGATATTACTGTTGATGATATGAAAGATTTTTTATTTAAAATGGAAAGTTATGTTAAATCTTTGGATAAGAGAATAAAGAATATAAATAACTGCACATTTGTAATAGGAAAAGGTGAAAGAGTTATAAAAAATTCAAAGGGAATTGATTTAAGAGATGAGGGAAATTTTGCCTATACAGTTCTTTCAATTTCTGTTATGGAAAAAGATAAAATTAAAACAGCCTATGATTTTAAAATTGGTAAAAGATTTTCTGACTTTGATTATAAGAAACTTGGAGATGAAGTTGTAAAAAAAGCAATTTCAAAATTAGATGTAATTAATGTATCTTTAGATAATGATTTATGTGTTGTAGAAAACTTAACTTTTGCTTCTTTACTAGGAAGCATGCTTGGAAATTTTTATGCTGAATCTGTTCAAAAGGGAATATCAAAATTAAAAGGAAAATTAAATGAAGTTATTGCAAATGAAAATATAACCTTAATAGATGATCCATTTTTAAAAGATGGGTATTCTAATTCATCTTTTGATGCAGAGGGAGTACCTACTGAATATAAAGAAATAATAAAGGACGGAGTATTAAAAACTTATTTATATAATTTAAAAACTGCTAAAAAAGACGGAGTAAAATCCACAGGAAATGCCAGTAAAGGTGGTTATAAAGGGACTATAGGAACATCATGCTATAATCTTTATTTGAAAAATGGTGAAACTTCTCTTGAAGATTTATTTAAAGAGATTGGAAACGGAGTTTATATAACTAGTTTTGCAGGATTACATTCAGGATTAAATTCTATATCAGGTGATTTTTCATTAGCAGGAGAAGGTTTTTATATTAAAGATGGAAAGTTAGATAAAGGTTTAAATCAAATAACAATAGCTGGAAACTTTTATGAACTATTAAATAATATTAAAAAATTAGGAAATGACTTTAAATTTGATTCTTCTGGAATTGGTTGTCCTTCTCTTTTAATAAAAGGTTTAAATATTGAAAGTGATTAG
- a CDS encoding TaqI-like C-terminal specificity domain-containing protein, translated as MGKNNYKVYTPSKYAEIIINSALKNYFQDVYTKKKLDKLRVVDLSCGTGNLLCLMLEKLIQLSYEINGKYSYNPKWLKGYDLDKNAGEKYDNNIQKILKHYGLNGHTSFENSDGLLIENHGKYDIVLGNPPYIGEKNNKELFDKIKGTDFGEKYYESRMDYFYFFIEKAIEILKPNGILSYITTNYWLKADSGKTLRYYLRKKGKFLEINNFNMSVFEEAPGQHNIIFLWKKITDEFIYNHEEFKVTVTLENVDFIMNEKDLYSPTGRIRLIKENDLKFNKRIYGKSNYKLKELFSINQGIISGCDKAFVLKEYDERFKDYLKPLYKNKDILKYSYNEENKYWVLYIDSDKKIDSYLRSHLLNYREKLEKRREVKTGRISWYELQWARKEHIFLDEKIIVRQRCKTNLFAYSNKAFYGSADIYYLTPKEKSLNIFYVLGYLNSNIFYKWYKLNGKSKGYNLEFYATPLKEIPIYYPENDLETKYVEKLVKEQIKIYSDERQNKIDLYFRNLFK; from the coding sequence ATGGGAAAAAACAATTACAAAGTTTATACACCTTCTAAGTATGCTGAAATTATAATTAATTCAGCTTTAAAAAATTATTTTCAAGATGTATACACAAAGAAAAAATTAGACAAATTAAGGGTCGTAGATTTATCTTGTGGCACAGGAAACTTACTTTGCCTCATGCTAGAAAAATTAATTCAATTATCTTACGAGATTAATGGAAAATATTCATACAATCCTAAATGGTTAAAAGGCTATGATTTAGATAAAAATGCTGGAGAAAAATATGATAATAATATACAAAAAATACTTAAGCATTACGGCTTAAATGGTCATACTTCATTTGAAAATAGTGATGGATTGTTAATAGAAAATCATGGAAAATATGATATCGTTCTTGGTAATCCTCCTTATATTGGAGAAAAAAATAATAAGGAACTATTTGATAAAATTAAAGGCACTGATTTTGGAGAAAAATACTATGAATCTAGAATGGATTACTTTTATTTTTTCATAGAAAAAGCAATTGAAATATTAAAACCAAATGGAATCCTTTCATATATTACTACTAACTATTGGCTAAAGGCAGACAGTGGTAAAACCCTCAGATATTATCTTCGTAAAAAAGGAAAATTTCTTGAAATTAATAACTTCAATATGTCTGTATTTGAAGAAGCTCCTGGACAACATAATATTATATTTTTGTGGAAGAAAATCACTGATGAGTTTATTTATAATCACGAAGAATTTAAAGTTACTGTCACTTTAGAAAATGTTGATTTTATAATGAATGAAAAAGATTTATATAGTCCTACTGGAAGAATTAGATTAATAAAAGAAAATGATTTAAAATTTAATAAAAGAATTTATGGTAAATCAAATTATAAATTAAAAGAACTTTTTTCTATTAATCAAGGTATTATTTCTGGCTGTGATAAAGCTTTTGTTTTAAAAGAATATGACGAAAGATTTAAAGATTATTTAAAACCTTTATATAAAAATAAAGATATTTTAAAATATTCATATAACGAAGAAAATAAATATTGGGTACTTTATATTGATAGTGATAAAAAAATTGATAGTTATCTTAGAAGTCACCTTCTTAATTACCGAGAAAAACTAGAAAAAAGAAGAGAAGTTAAAACTGGTAGAATAAGTTGGTATGAACTTCAATGGGCTAGAAAAGAGCATATATTCTTAGATGAAAAGATAATAGTTAGACAAAGATGTAAGACTAATTTATTTGCTTACTCAAATAAAGCTTTTTATGGAAGTGCTGATATTTATTATCTTACTCCAAAGGAAAAGTCTTTAAACATTTTTTATGTTCTAGGATATTTAAATTCTAATATTTTCTATAAATGGTATAAATTAAATGGTAAATCAAAGGGTTACAATCTTGAGTTTTATGCAACTCCTTTAAAAGAAATACCTATTTATTATCCTGAAAATGATTTAGAAACTAAATATGTTGAAAAACTTGTAAAAGAACAAATTAAAATTTATTCTGATGAAAGACAAAACAAAATAGATCTATATTTTAGAAATCTATTTAAATAA
- a CDS encoding 4Fe-4S binding protein produces MHVINESECIGCGACAGVCPVDAIAPTEEGKYRISDTCINCGACVETCPVDAISPGD; encoded by the coding sequence ATGCATGTAATCAATGAAAGTGAATGTATTGGATGTGGAGCTTGTGCTGGTGTATGCCCTGTGGACGCAATTGCGCCTACTGAAGAAGGGAAATATAGAATAAGTGACACTTGTATTAATTGTGGAGCTTGTGTAGAAACTTGTCCTGTAGATGCAATTTCTCCAGGAGATTAA
- the hcp gene encoding hydroxylamine reductase, which yields MEEKMFCWQCQETARNTGCTVRGVCGKNDTVARIQDLLIYTTKGLSEVTTRLRAEGEKISKETNRLVTLNLFTTITNANFDEEALKDRIEKTIALRDELIKKLKDKTGLSKAALFNDKRENFEIFHEGVGVLATENEDIRSLRELITYGLKGISAYAKHADVLLENNEELDTFIQSALAKTLDDNLVVADLVNLTLETGKYGVEAMALLDKANTGTYGNPEITEVNIGVRKNPGILVSGHDLRDLEMLFEQTKGTGVDIYTHSEMLPAHYYPKFKKYDNFVGNYGNAWWKQKEEFESFNGPILMTTNCIVPPKDSYKDKIFTTGSAGFPGCKHIPGEVGEIKDFSEIIEMAKNCPPPKEIETGKIVGGFAHNQVIALADKVVEAVKSGAIKKFVVMAGCDGRQKGRDYYTEFAKALPKDTIILTAGCAKYRYNKLDLGDIGGIPRVLDAGQCNDSYSLAVIALKLKEVFGLEDINELPIIYNIAWYEQKAVIVLLALLYLGVKNIHLGPTLPAFLSPNVANVLIENFKIAGIGTVEEDMKIFFNN from the coding sequence ATGGAAGAAAAAATGTTTTGTTGGCAATGTCAAGAAACTGCAAGAAACACTGGATGTACTGTTAGAGGTGTGTGTGGTAAAAATGACACGGTAGCTAGAATTCAAGATTTATTAATTTACACTACAAAGGGACTTTCTGAAGTAACAACTAGACTAAGAGCTGAGGGAGAAAAAATTTCAAAGGAAACCAATCGTTTAGTAACTCTTAATCTTTTTACAACTATCACCAACGCAAATTTTGACGAAGAGGCCCTAAAGGATCGAATAGAAAAAACTATCGCTTTAAGAGATGAATTAATTAAAAAATTAAAGGATAAGACTGGACTTTCAAAAGCTGCTTTATTTAATGATAAAAGAGAGAATTTTGAAATTTTCCATGAAGGAGTTGGAGTACTTGCAACTGAAAATGAAGATATTAGAAGTCTTAGAGAACTAATTACTTATGGATTAAAAGGAATCTCAGCTTATGCTAAACATGCTGATGTTTTACTTGAAAATAATGAAGAACTTGATACCTTTATTCAAAGTGCTTTAGCAAAAACTTTAGATGATAATTTAGTTGTCGCTGATCTTGTTAATTTAACTTTAGAAACAGGAAAATACGGGGTAGAAGCTATGGCTTTACTTGATAAAGCTAATACTGGTACATATGGAAATCCTGAAATAACTGAAGTTAATATAGGGGTTAGAAAAAATCCTGGAATACTTGTATCTGGACATGATTTAAGAGATTTAGAAATGTTATTTGAACAAACAAAAGGAACTGGAGTAGATATCTATACTCACTCTGAGATGTTACCTGCTCATTACTATCCAAAATTTAAAAAATATGATAATTTTGTTGGAAACTATGGAAACGCTTGGTGGAAACAAAAAGAAGAGTTTGAATCATTTAATGGTCCTATCCTTATGACAACAAACTGTATTGTTCCTCCTAAGGATTCATATAAAGATAAAATATTTACAACAGGTTCTGCTGGGTTCCCTGGATGTAAACATATTCCTGGAGAAGTCGGAGAAATTAAAGATTTTTCTGAAATAATTGAAATGGCTAAAAATTGTCCTCCTCCAAAAGAAATAGAAACTGGAAAAATTGTAGGAGGTTTTGCGCATAATCAAGTTATTGCTCTTGCTGATAAAGTTGTAGAAGCTGTGAAATCAGGAGCTATTAAGAAATTTGTAGTTATGGCTGGTTGTGATGGAAGACAAAAAGGTAGAGATTATTATACTGAATTTGCAAAAGCTCTTCCTAAAGATACTATTATCTTAACTGCTGGTTGCGCTAAATATAGATATAATAAATTAGATTTAGGAGATATTGGAGGAATTCCTAGAGTTCTAGATGCAGGACAATGTAATGACTCTTATTCTCTAGCTGTAATTGCTTTAAAATTAAAAGAAGTCTTTGGATTAGAAGATATTAATGAATTACCAATCATATATAACATAGCTTGGTATGAACAAAAAGCTGTAATCGTATTACTTGCTTTACTTTACTTAGGAGTTAAGAATATTCATTTAGGACCAACACTACCTGCATTTTTATCACCAAATGTTGCCAATGTTTTAATTGAAAACTTTAAAATTGCTGGAATAGGAACTGTTGAAGAAGATATGAAAATATTCTTTAATAATTAG